Proteins encoded together in one Candidatus Hydrogenedentota bacterium window:
- a CDS encoding V-type ATP synthase subunit D, whose translation MRLAVNPTRMELLRLRKRLVVARRGHKLLKDKLDGLMKDFGVYAREYKENRLFVDAELPRVLKFFVLAEATSSRAITEDALDLTKQDLIINEKPRRVMSVVIPHLEISFGESQGGYSMIHTSPDLDKAIAGLKEFLDRLLRMAELEETVRLLCKEIEKTRRRVNALEHTVIPRMVETVKYIKNKLDEMERSTTSQLMKIKAQRLAQEAVG comes from the coding sequence ATGCGTCTCGCGGTGAATCCGACACGTATGGAGCTGCTGCGGCTGCGCAAGCGGCTGGTCGTGGCGCGGCGCGGCCATAAACTGCTCAAGGACAAGCTCGACGGACTGATGAAGGATTTCGGCGTCTACGCGAGAGAGTACAAGGAGAACCGCCTGTTCGTAGATGCGGAACTGCCGCGCGTGCTCAAGTTCTTCGTGCTCGCGGAAGCCACTTCGTCCCGAGCTATCACCGAGGACGCCCTCGACCTGACCAAGCAGGACCTGATCATCAACGAGAAGCCGCGGCGCGTCATGAGCGTCGTGATCCCGCACCTCGAGATTTCGTTCGGCGAGAGCCAGGGCGGCTACTCGATGATCCACACCTCGCCCGACCTCGACAAGGCCATCGCCGGGCTGAAAGAGTTCCTTGACCGCCTGCTTCGCATGGCCGAACTCGAAGAGACCGTCCGGCTGCTCTGCAAGGAAATCGAAAAGACGCGCCGCCGCGTCAACGCCCTCGAACACACCGTCATCCCGCGCATGGTCGAGACCGTCAAGTACATCAAGAACAAGCTTGACGAAATGGAGCGCTCGACCACCAGCCAGCTCATGAAGATCAAAGCCCAACGCCTTGCCCAAGAGGCCGTTGGCTGA
- a CDS encoding V-type ATP synthase subunit B — MVTREYRTAKEIIGPLILVENVEGITYGELTDIKQPDGSLRRGRVLEVNGNKAVVQVFEGTSGLALEDISIKFLAKGQELGVSSDMLGRVFDGFGRPIDDGPAIIPEKWLNINGSPMNPYARDYPNEFIQTGISTIDLLNTLVRGQKLPIFSASGLPHSRMAAQIARQAKVLKTGEKFAVVFAAMGITFEEAEFFIADFRRTGAIERAVLFMNLADDPAIERIAVPRMALTAAEFLAYEKDMHVLVILTDLTNYCEALREISAARKEVPGRRGYPGYLYTDLSTIYERAGRIKGKNGSITQFPVLTMPEDDKTHPIPDLTGYITEGQIILSRPIHAQGVYPPVDVLPSLSRLKDKGIGKGKTREDHADVMNQLYAAYARGKNAKELAVVLGESALSEEDIMFVKFADAFEDKFIRQGEDENRTIEESLAIGWDLLAMLPRASLKRVREAWLEKYYPKKAEGPETRG; from the coding sequence GTGGTAACGAGAGAGTACCGCACAGCGAAAGAAATCATCGGGCCGCTCATCCTCGTCGAGAACGTGGAAGGCATCACGTACGGCGAATTGACGGACATCAAGCAGCCGGACGGGTCGCTGCGCCGCGGACGCGTGCTGGAGGTGAACGGCAACAAGGCCGTCGTGCAGGTATTCGAGGGCACCAGCGGCCTCGCGCTCGAGGACATCTCGATCAAGTTTCTTGCCAAGGGCCAGGAACTCGGCGTGTCCAGCGACATGCTGGGCCGCGTGTTCGATGGTTTCGGCCGCCCCATCGACGACGGCCCCGCGATCATCCCTGAGAAATGGCTGAACATCAATGGCAGCCCGATGAACCCGTACGCGCGCGACTATCCGAACGAGTTCATCCAGACGGGCATTTCGACCATCGACCTGCTGAACACGCTTGTGCGCGGGCAGAAGCTGCCCATTTTCTCGGCGTCGGGCCTGCCCCATTCGCGCATGGCCGCGCAGATCGCGCGTCAGGCCAAGGTGCTCAAGACGGGCGAGAAGTTCGCCGTCGTATTCGCCGCCATGGGCATCACCTTCGAAGAGGCCGAGTTTTTCATCGCCGACTTCCGGCGCACGGGCGCCATCGAGCGCGCCGTTCTGTTCATGAACCTGGCCGACGACCCGGCCATCGAGCGCATCGCGGTTCCGCGCATGGCCCTCACCGCCGCGGAATTCCTCGCATATGAGAAGGACATGCACGTCCTCGTCATTCTGACGGATCTCACGAACTACTGCGAGGCCCTGCGCGAGATTTCCGCCGCGCGCAAAGAGGTGCCGGGCCGCCGCGGCTACCCCGGCTATCTGTACACCGACTTGTCGACCATCTACGAGCGCGCGGGCCGTATCAAGGGCAAGAACGGCTCGATCACGCAGTTCCCCGTGTTGACCATGCCCGAGGACGACAAGACGCACCCGATCCCGGACCTCACGGGCTATATCACCGAGGGCCAGATCATCCTGAGCCGCCCGATCCACGCCCAGGGCGTTTATCCGCCCGTGGACGTGCTGCCGTCGCTCTCGCGCCTCAAAGACAAGGGTATCGGCAAGGGCAAGACGCGCGAGGACCACGCCGACGTGATGAACCAGCTCTACGCCGCTTACGCGCGCGGGAAAAACGCCAAGGAACTCGCGGTCGTGCTTGGCGAATCGGCGTTGAGCGAGGAAGATATCATGTTCGTGAAATTCGCCGACGCGTTCGAGGACAAGTTCATCCGCCAAGGCGAAGATGAGAATCGGACTATCGAAGAAAGCCTCGCCATCGGCTGGGATCTCCTGGCCATGCTGCCGCGCGCCTCGCTCAAGCGCGTCCGGGAAGCCTGGCTCGAGAAATACTATCCGAAGAAGGCGGAGGGGCCGGAGACCAGGGGCTAG
- a CDS encoding V-type ATP synthase subunit A — translation MSSNQGEVVKVSGPLVVARGLTGARMYEMVRVGEARLFGEIIEIRGGDCSIQVYEETEGIGPGQPVFRTGEALSVELGPGLIRSIYDGVQRPLDKLNLEFGDFIVRGAESPALNRKAQWEFAPVAKPGDEVGPGDVLGTVKESKLVVHRIMTPQGVKGKVAKIGPVTGNVDTVVATIQTENGPVEVSMVQRWPVRHGRPVQRKLPPTDPLITGQRVLDMFFPMTQGGTACVPGPFGSGKTVVQHQLAKWANANIIVYVGCGERGNEMTDVLMEFPELKDPQSGEPLMERTVLIANTSNMPVAAREASVFTGITIAEYFRDMGYSVALMADSTSRWAEAMREMSGRLEEMPGEEGYPAYLGSRIASFYERSGNVICLGSDNRPGSLSIIGAVSPPGGDFSEPVVQATLRVVKVFWGLDDKLAFARHFPAINWLTSYSLYQDVVDRHANEHLTAQWQATRQRAMGILQREAELEELVRLVGMDALPADDRLLMQAAKMVREDFLHQNAFDERDTYTSLPKQFRLLSVILHYYDQAKPALAAGVPLNKLLTLEVLENVSKAKLVAEDKLEEFDALKNRITEAVEALPR, via the coding sequence ATGAGCAGCAATCAGGGTGAAGTGGTCAAGGTCTCGGGGCCCCTTGTTGTGGCACGCGGCTTGACTGGCGCCCGAATGTACGAAATGGTGCGCGTGGGCGAGGCGCGCCTGTTTGGCGAGATCATCGAGATTCGCGGCGGCGACTGCTCGATCCAGGTCTACGAGGAGACGGAAGGCATCGGGCCCGGTCAGCCCGTGTTCCGCACGGGCGAAGCGCTCAGCGTCGAACTGGGGCCCGGCTTGATCCGTTCCATTTACGACGGCGTGCAGCGCCCGCTCGACAAGCTGAACCTGGAGTTCGGCGATTTCATCGTGCGCGGCGCGGAAAGCCCGGCGCTGAACCGCAAGGCCCAGTGGGAATTCGCTCCCGTGGCGAAGCCCGGCGACGAAGTGGGTCCGGGCGATGTGTTGGGCACCGTCAAGGAAAGCAAACTCGTCGTGCACCGGATCATGACCCCGCAGGGCGTGAAGGGCAAGGTCGCGAAGATCGGTCCCGTAACGGGCAACGTCGACACCGTTGTCGCGACGATTCAGACGGAAAACGGCCCGGTTGAGGTGAGCATGGTCCAGCGCTGGCCCGTGCGCCATGGCCGTCCGGTGCAGCGCAAGCTGCCGCCGACCGACCCGCTCATCACGGGGCAGCGCGTGCTCGACATGTTTTTCCCGATGACGCAGGGCGGCACGGCCTGCGTGCCGGGCCCGTTCGGCAGCGGCAAGACGGTCGTGCAGCACCAGCTCGCGAAGTGGGCCAACGCGAACATCATCGTGTACGTCGGTTGCGGCGAGCGCGGCAACGAAATGACGGACGTGCTTATGGAGTTCCCGGAATTGAAGGACCCGCAATCCGGCGAACCGCTCATGGAACGCACCGTGCTCATCGCGAACACGTCGAACATGCCGGTGGCCGCGCGCGAAGCGTCCGTGTTCACCGGCATCACCATCGCCGAGTACTTCCGCGACATGGGGTACTCCGTGGCGCTTATGGCCGACTCGACGAGCCGCTGGGCCGAAGCCATGCGCGAGATGTCGGGCCGGCTCGAAGAGATGCCCGGCGAAGAAGGCTACCCGGCGTACCTCGGGTCGCGCATCGCCAGCTTCTACGAGCGCTCCGGCAACGTCATCTGCCTGGGTTCCGACAACCGGCCCGGCTCGCTCTCGATTATCGGCGCCGTGTCGCCGCCTGGCGGCGACTTTTCAGAGCCGGTCGTGCAGGCCACGCTGCGTGTCGTAAAGGTCTTCTGGGGCCTCGACGACAAGCTCGCGTTTGCCCGCCACTTTCCGGCGATCAACTGGCTCACGTCCTATTCGTTGTACCAGGACGTGGTCGACAGACACGCGAACGAGCACCTGACCGCGCAGTGGCAGGCGACGCGCCAGCGCGCCATGGGCATTCTCCAGCGGGAGGCGGAACTGGAGGAACTGGTGCGGCTCGTCGGCATGGACGCGCTGCCCGCGGACGACCGGTTGCTCATGCAGGCCGCCAAGATGGTCCGCGAGGACTTCCTGCACCAGAACGCGTTTGACGAGCGCGACACGTATACGTCGCTGCCGAAGCAATTCCGGCTCCTGTCGGTGATCTTGCATTATTACGACCAGGCGAAGCCGGCGCTCGCGGCGGGCGTGCCGCTGAACAAGCTGCTGACTCTTGAAGTGCTTGAGAACGTTTCGAAGGCGAAACTGGTCGCCGAAGACAAACTGGAAGAGTTCGACGCGCTTAAGAATCGCATTACGGAGGCCGTGGAGGCGTTGCCGCGCTGA